A stretch of DNA from Rattus rattus isolate New Zealand chromosome 1, Rrattus_CSIRO_v1, whole genome shotgun sequence:
CAAACCATCAGTTCCAGAATTTTGTGCAGACTAGGGGCAGAGCAGAGGTCTGCAGACCAGTGACACTGTGGCCAAAGGTCCTGGAAATGAGTCTCTCCAGCCACCTCAACCCCCTGCCTGCTCTGTAAGCTTTCATAATGGGCTTCAGGATGTGTTACAAGGCTCAGCTGAGTCTCAGGGCTGAGACTGTAGGGATGGGAGTGGGCGGGGGTCTTCTCTGGGCAGGATATCACTATGACCATTGAGACAGCTGCTCCCAGGAGCAAAGGAAGTAGATCAGACAAGGCATACTGGTCTCTGCTGAGTGGGTATTAGGTGCAAGGGGTGAGAGCAGGTAGCCACTTGGTAATGGGCAAAAGCTGGCCCAGCTGTGTTCCTGAGCTGCAGCTAGTGAAGGGTGGCTGGATGTGGAGGTTGAGGCAGAGTACGCCTGACTATGTGTGTACTGACATTCTACTGTGCCACTGAGGGTGGTACTGGTCTGACTTCAGCCCCACCTAGAGTGGGACCACCCAGTTCTCGTGAGGCCTGCCTGGGCCGGCTTGTCCCTCTGGTGTTACCCTGGTGACTAATGGCATGCCCCTTCACGTGTTCACAGCAGTTCAGCTGTGGAGGTGTGTCTGCAGGGGTGGTAAGCAAGCCTCACGTGTCAGAGATTGCCAAGTGGGCTGCCTTCCCCGCCTGCTCTACTCCTGTCCAGCAGCTTACAAGCTGCCTTTGGTGGGAGCAAAACTAAGCGTGGCTTGTGCTGTGAAGCCAGTGGTAAGGCCTGTAGCCACTCTTGCTTTAAGACCTGTTGTGTCAGTAGAGACCATGCTCATGGCTGCTTGCCTGCACTGATGCATTAGCACTTGACAGCTTGGCCTTATGGCAAGCATGCGCTGCTCTTGGGATTTCCTGTGAATGGTGGTGTCCCCAGAGGTGACAGGCTGTGGGCTCTGGCCCAGAAGCACCAATGTGGCAATGCCTGGATTTAggcttttccttttgctgtccCTATGTGGGTTCCTAGCTGTCCATGTCCTACGATTGTGTGTCTGAAGAAGGGACAGCAGGTCCTGTCATTGTGGGGTGCACACAAGGTTTTTTCTAAGCCAGTACTGGGAAGTCACTGGAGTGACCCAGGCTATGGGAGGAGGCCATCACTGCCCTCGTTGGCCTGTGTGCACTGAACGACCTGTGTGACTCAGGTGGATAGCCAGACTGACCCTGCCATTCCCACAGGATTACATCTGCCCACGGTGCGAGTCTGGCTTCATCGAGGAGCTTCCAGAAGAGACCAGGTAGTGCCTAGGGCTTGGGGCTGCTGTGGCCGTGGCGTTCACTGTCCTGAGGACCCAGAAGGGGCTTCAGTGCCAGTTGACAGGCTCTTTCTTCCTGTGCAGGAACACAGAAAACGGCTCAGCCCCCTCCACAGCCCCTACCGACCAGAACCGGCAGCCATTTGAGGTGCGTCAGGGTCCCTGGGCCCAGGCCCGCCCTCCTGTCCTGCAGGTTGGTGGTGCTTACTGGGCCGGCAgttgtctgtcctctgtgggaTGGTTAAGGACTCCGCTGTGTGCAGCCGGCAGGctcactccctcctctccacaGAATGTGGACCAGCACCTGTTCACGCTGCCACAGGGATACAGCCAGTTTGCTTTTGGCATCTTCGACGACAGCTTTGAGATTCCCGCGTTCCCTCCTGGGGCCCAGGCCGATGATGGCAGGGACCCTGAGAGCCGACGGGAGAGAGAGCACCAGTCTCGGCATCGGTATGGGGCCCGGCAGCCCCGTGCCCGCCTCACTGCCCGGCGGGCCACTGGCCGGCATGAAGGCGTCCCCACGCTGGAAGGGTGAGTGGCCTGTGGTAGGTGGTGATCACGGCCTCACCACCACTGGGGGACATACAGACGGGAGATAAGCACACTCCATTGACCTGAGTCTCCAGGCTCCCTTAAGAGCCTcacctggctgcctgtggaagccGTCTGGCCACCTCTCCCAAGGAACCTGGGTCACTCACAGGAACTGAGTGTCGCACTTCCATTCCCTCCTGGAAGTAGAGTATTCTAGCTACACACCCTGGGACATGCATGTGCCGGCCAGGAACCCCTGTGAAATGGTTACACCGGATGGCTTCCATTATCCCAGTGCCTGGGGGCTGGGGACAGAAAGATCACTgccagttcaaggctagcttggtctggctggggagttggaggccagtctgggctgtggAGCAAGCCTATCTGTGAGGTGGCCTGCAGGCCCCTGACACCATCTGTCCCACAGGATCATCCAGCAGCTCGTGAATggcatcatctctccagctgccgTACCCAGCCTGGGCCTTGGTCCCTGGTGAGTAGGGGACGGGTGCCCGGCCCCTCCTACCCTGCGCCCCCTGACCCGGCCTCTCCCCCCAGGGGCGTCCTGCACTCGAACCCAATGGACTACGCCTGGGGGGCCAACGGCCTGGACGCCATCATCACGCAGGTACGGCTGGCCACTCAGCGTCTGTGGGGTCAAGAGGCCGGCCTGGTAA
This window harbors:
- the Rnf126 gene encoding E3 ubiquitin-protein ligase RNF126 isoform X1; translation: MAEASPQPGRYFCHCCSVEIVPRLPDYICPRCESGFIEELPEETRNTENGSAPSTAPTDQNRQPFEVRQGPWAQARPPVLQNVDQHLFTLPQGYSQFAFGIFDDSFEIPAFPPGAQADDGRDPESRREREHQSRHRYGARQPRARLTARRATGRHEGVPTLEGIIQQLVNGIISPAAVPSLGLGPWGVLHSNPMDYAWGANGLDAIITQLLNQFENTGPPPADKEKIQALPTVPVTEEHVGSGLECPVCKEDYALGESVRQLPCNHLFHDSCIVPWLEQHDSCPVCRKSLTGQNTATNPPGLTGVGFSSSSSSSSSSSPSNENATSNS
- the Rnf126 gene encoding E3 ubiquitin-protein ligase RNF126 isoform X3, whose protein sequence is MAEASPQPGRYFCHCCSVEIVPRLPDYICPRCESGFIEELPEETRNTENGSAPSTAPTDQNRQPFEVRQGPWAQARPPVLQNVDQHLFTLPQGYSQFAFGIFDDSFEIPAFPPGAQADDGRDPESRREREHQSRHRYGARQPRARLTARRATGRHEGVPTLEGIIQQLVNGIISPAAVPSLGLGPCSSISLRTLAPHLQTRRRFRLSPRSPSQRSTWAQGWSAQCAKKTTRWVRACGSYPATTCSTTAASCPGWSSMTAAQSAARASLDRTQPPILQA
- the Rnf126 gene encoding E3 ubiquitin-protein ligase RNF126 isoform X2: MAEASPQPGRYFCHCCSVEIVPRLPDYICPRCESGFIEELPEETRNTENGSAPSTAPTDQNRQPFENVDQHLFTLPQGYSQFAFGIFDDSFEIPAFPPGAQADDGRDPESRREREHQSRHRYGARQPRARLTARRATGRHEGVPTLEGIIQQLVNGIISPAAVPSLGLGPWGVLHSNPMDYAWGANGLDAIITQLLNQFENTGPPPADKEKIQALPTVPVTEEHVGSGLECPVCKEDYALGESVRQLPCNHLFHDSCIVPWLEQHDSCPVCRKSLTGQNTATNPPGLTGVGFSSSSSSSSSSSPSNENATSNS